The DNA window AGGCCTTGTTGGTCAGGTAAGGTACGGGAATACGCTCGCGCACCCGGCGGATGATCAGCTCAACAATTTTGTGCTTTTCACTGCTGGTGAGATTGGCGTTGATAACCGTGGTGCCCAGGTTGTCCGGCAGGTGCAGGGCGTGAAACACCAAAGAGACGGCTTCATCCCAGGCGTTATCTGTACCGTGACCGTAATAAATGTTGGCGTCGTTGAAACGGCTGACGGCCCAGCGCAGCATGTCGCCTATGGTTCTCAGCTCGGTGACGGCTTCGTCTACAAAAATCTTATCCAAGGGAGGCTCCCGCAATCCAAAATTGCCGCCATTGTAACTGAAGTCTGTTCAGTTGACACAGGATTCAATAAAATAGCCCGATGAACAAAGCATTGAATCACGAGGGCCTGGAGGCCTTCCAGGAACTGGTGAAGGGCGTTAAACCCCTGACCCAGGACAAACAACATTTCGGTACGCCGCTGCCAGCCAAGGTGGTACGCCAGGAACTGGCCCCCAAATTGGCGGTGCAGCATTATTTTTCCGATACCTTTCAGCCGTTGCTGCCAAGCGACGGCCCCATGCGTTGGCGCGCCGAACATGCGGACAAGCAGGAACTCAAGCGGCTGCGCCGCGGCGATTATCCGCCGGATCTGATCCTGGACCTGCACGGTATGCGTCAGACCGAGGCCAAGCTGGAACTCGCCGCCCTGCTGGAAGCCTGTATCAGGGAACAGTGCCAATGCTGCTGCGTGATGCACGGCTATGGCACCGGCATTCTCAAGCAGCAGTTACCCCTGTGGCTGGCGCAGCATCCCAAGGTTAAGGCTTTCCATCAGGCGCCAAAGGAATGGGGGGGCGATGCCGCCTTACTGGTACTGGTGGATATAGGCGATCAGCCCTTCAGGCGCTGATGCCGCGTTAGATGAGAAAGCAAAAAAGCAGCCCGGGGCTGCTTTTTTATCGGCTTAATGCTGTTAATCAGCTGATGTTATGGGGCGCTTTCATCCACACCTGATGTGCCTGCTCCATATGCACATCGATAAGACACACGCCGGAGGTGGCAAACAGCGGCGGCTCTGTGCCGCGGACCAATTCGCTCACCATATACCCCAAGAGCGGCATATGGGCAATCACCAACACCTTGTCGGCCTTGAATTGCTCGGCGTAGGCCCTGACCAGATCGGCCGCAAGCGTTGGATCGGCAGAGGGCACCAGCTCATCGAGCACCAGCCACTTGCGCGGCTCAGGAAAATGACTGCTGACTTCCTGCCAGGTCTGCTGTGCCCGCAAATACGGGCTGACCAGCACCAGATCAAATTCAGTCACCAGACCGTTAAGAAAATTGCTCATCAAGCGGGTGTGATAACGTCCGGTGTCGGTCAGGATCCTGTCTCTGTCCGTCTGAGCCTGGTAGCTGGCTTCGCCGTGTCTCATCAAAAATAGTTGCATGCTTATTATTGTCACCCGGATATCTCAGTGTTCGCGCCAATTGTAGCCCGAATTCCTGATTGAACAAACTGCATTTGTCTTAATCTTTGGTCGATAAGCACAAGAGATGTTTGCTAAAAAGGGCTTCGCCGCTCAATATATAACGAGCAAAAACACCCGGGGAGACACCCACTTGTCCAGCAGCAATTCGCTCATTGCCAGTCCCAACGATCACCGCCGCTACCTGTATCTGACGCTGGACAATGCCCTGCGGGTGCTCTTGGTGGAAGACAAACACAGCAGTGAAGCCGCCGCCTCCATGGCGGTCAATGTGGGTCACTTCGACGATCCTGCCTCCCGCTTTGGTATGGCCCATTTCCTGGAGCACATGCTGTTTCTGGGCACGGAAAAATTTCCCGATCCCGGTGAGTATCACGCCTTTATCAATCAGCATGGTGGCAGCAACAACGCCTGGACGGGCACCGAGCACACCAACTTCTTTTTCAGCATTCATGCCGATGCCTTTGAAGAATCCCTGGACAGATTCAGCCAGTTTTTCATTGCCCCGAGTTTCAATCTGGAACTGGTGGACCGGGAGCGCCGGGCCATAGAGTCAGAGTTCAGCCTCAAACTCAAGGATGATGTGCGCCGCATCTACCAGGTGCACAAGGAAACTATCAATCCGGCCCACCCTTTCAGCAAATTCTCGGTGGGTAATCTGGAAACCCTGGGCGGTGAGCAAGCGGATCTGAGGGAAGAACTGCTGGCCTTTTACCGAGCTCATTACAGCGCCAACCTGATGACCTTGTGTCTGGTGGCCCCCTTGAGTCTGGAGCGCCAGGAAAGCCTGGCCAGGCAGTTTTTTGCCGCTATACCCAACCACAACCTCAGCAAGTCTTATCCTGACGAACCTCTGTACAGGAAGGAACAGCTTTGCCAATGGGTACAGATAGTGCCGCTTAAGGAGCAAAAACGCCTGACCATGAGTTTCGCCCTGCCCGGAATTGACCGCTATTACCGCCACAAACCCCTCACCTATGTGAGCCATCTGCTGGGAAATGAAAGTCCCGGCAGTCTGTTGTCATACCTCAAGGAGCAGGGATGGGTAAATCAACTGTCGGCCGGTGGCGGCATTAATGGCTACAACTTCAAGGATTACAACATCAGTTTTCAATTGACTGATCGTGGCCTGCAGCACCTGGATGACATTATTCTCGCCAGCTTTGAATACATCAGTCTGGTGCGTGAGCAGGGGCTGGAAGATTGGCGCTATCAAGAGCGCAGCAATCTGCTGGCGTTGGCGTTTCGGTACCAGGAACAAATCAAGGTGCTGGATTTGGCCAGTCACCTCAGCATCAACATGCACCATTACCACCGTGAAGATCTGGTATTCGGTGATTACCGTATGGATGGTTTGGATAAAGCAGAGGTACTGACACTCCTGGATATGATGACAGCGGACAACATGCGTCTGCAGTTGGTCAGCCAGGAGGTTGATACCTCAAACAGGGCCGCATGGTACCACACCCCATACGAGGTTAAGGCCTTCAGTGCCGGGGAAATTGCGCGCTGGCAGGTGGACGGCATCAGAGCAGAACTGAAATTGCCTGAGCCCAATCCCTTCATTGTCAGTGACTCTCAGGCCCGTCCAGACAAGGCCAGTTCACCTGTGCCCATTACAGTTGCGGAAGCGCCGGGTTACCGGATCTGGCACAAAAAAGATGATGAGTTCAACGTGCCCAAGGGACACCTGTATCTGTCATTGGATTCGGAGCAGGCCAGCCCGACACCACGCCACGCTGCCCTCACCCGCCTCTATGTGGAGATGTTGCTGGACTATCTGACTGAGCCCACCTATCAGGCGGAGGTTGCCGGACTCAGCTACAACATTTATCCCCATCAGGGAGGCTTGACGCTGCACCTCACGGGGTTTACGGGTAACCAGGAGACCCTGCTGGCACTGTTGATAGACAAGGCCAGGGAACGCAACTTCACCCAAGAGCGGTTCAACATAATCAAGCGGCAATTGCTGCGCAGTTGGTACAACTCTGCCCAGGCCAAACCCATTTCCCAGTTGTTCACCAGCCTGACGGTGACCTTGCAGCGTCGCAGTTATGAGCCAAGACGAATGGCGGAGATGCTCGAAGACATCACCCTGGAAGATCTGCACGAACATGTCAGAAGCTTTTATGAACGCATCTATCTGGAAGGATTGGTCTACGGTGACTGGCTTGAGGAAGAAGCCAAGGCGCTGGGCAAACGCCTGAGCCATCTGCTGTCCCTGGTGTCCAGCCCCAGCGGCGAATCAGCGCGGGAGCTCATTGATTTACGCGGCAATGGCACCCTGCTTCGCGAACTCAGCATTGCCCATCAGGACAGTGCCATCTTGGTTTACTACCAATCACCTGTGGCCAATCCCACAAAAATGGCCCTGTTCAGCCTGCTTAACCATGCCATGTCATCCACTTTCTTCCACGAGCTGCGTACTAAACAGCAGCTGGGTTACATGGTAGGCACGGGGTATTTGCCGCTAAACAGGCATCCGGGGATGATCTTTTATATCCAGTCCCCCACCGCCGGACCACTACAGTTACTGGAAGCCATAGACGAATTCATTGCCGACTTCAGTTACGCCATCATGCAGATAACCAAGGAACAGTGGGAAGACACCAAGTCGGGGCTCATCAACCAAATCATGGAACACGATGCCAACCTCAAGACTCGCAGCCAGAGGTATTGGTCCAGCATAGGCAACAAGGACTACGGATTTAATCAAAGGGAATTGGTGGTTGAGGAAATCGAACAACTGACCCGTGCCGATTTGATCCGCTTTATGATGCAAAAAATGCGCACCAAGCATTGCGACCGCCTGGTACTGTTCAGTTGCGGCGAACAACACAGGCACCAGCAACCCCTGACCTCGGACAAGATGATCACAGACCTCCGCAGCTTCAAACTTCAGGCTGACAAGTTCACTTTCTAACTTTCCATCTGACTTTGGCCAAATAATAACCCCATGCTTTTGCCAAAAGACCTTTGACTCGATGATTGAACAGATAATGCTGAGAGGGCCACGGCCCAAAGGTCTAAGCATTTGCAGAAATTTCACCCATCCGTCTGCTATGAAAAGACTTTTTTCTTACGAATTTTGACAAATCACACACTTTCTGAAAAAGTTAGCTTACACCAAAGTATCATTGCATCAGCTGATAATAACTAAGACAACCATTATGCCCACTGCGCTGAAAACTTGTTTCCTTCTATGCCTTTTTGCAATCGCAAATTTTGCGATTGCCCAAGATCACGCCCAATCAGTTAGTAGCGAAATGAATGTTGAATCTCCTTTTTTGCTTCAAGCTGAAGTATTTGGTGTTCCAGATGGACTAACTCAAAGCACTGTCACTTCGATGGTACAGGATTCTAACGGTTTTCTATGGATTGGTACTTTGAGCGGTCTTAATAGATTTGATGGGGATGTGTTTAAAACATACTCTAAAGGGAATACTGTTGGACTTAAAAGTTCTTTCATTCAAGTACTTTTTTATAGAAATAACAAACTATTGATTGGTACCGACAAAGGCCTATCTATTTATGATCCTGAGCGTGATGTATTCACTGATACAAATGAAATAAACAGTCCTATATCGGCAATCTCTGAGTATAATGATGGATTCTTAATCGGAAGTAAAGATGAAATATTTATACTCGATAATAAGCTATCCATTATCAGTCAATACAAAAACAACTCATTCTCTCTAATTAAAAAAGTTATAGTTTTGGCAGAACATTTAATTGTCAGGAATTATAGCGGGCAAGTTTTTAGGTTTTACCCAAAGACAAATACAACCAAACTAATCGCAAATACGTCACTAGATATTAATAAATCTGGTGGAAATATAATTATTGACACTGACAGCGGAGAGTGGGTTGTCAAGCAAGAAACAGTTGACAATATAAGTAATAATTCATTCGACTCTGTATTTTACAGCAATAAAGGCAAGCTTACACTAAACGGCAGGAAAATATATTTACACCAAAGTAACGGTATAGGAAAAGAATTTGGGGAAATACCTGCAAATTTAAACATACAAAATTCATCTATATATCAATTCAACAATTATATTGCACTATCACCAATAAATAATGGATTAATAATAATTAAAGAAAAAAGTAATCTAGTCAGGAGAGTGAAAACTTTTAATCAGAGTAATATATGGTCAATTAATTACAATAAAGAAAAAATTATTGTTAGTGACAACGATGTTCATGTCAACATATTAGATAAAAACCTTAATGTTATTGATAAATTTAATATAGGGGAAAAAGGATTCAAGACCGCTACCCTACTTAATGACAACTCTATTGTTTACGCATCTGAATCCGGTGTATATAGAAAAGCAAGCTCCAATAGCGATAGCATTAAATTGATTAATGAATCTGTGTATTCTATTGAATATTCTGAAAAAGATAACTCATTTTGGCTATCATCAGATAACGCTGAAATTATGAGGTACGACTTAGAAAAAAATGATATTACATATAAGCACTCATTACATTCTAATGTTTCTGTATTTGCTTTGCTCCCCGCTCCTTTAAATGGTATTTTTATAGCACACCAAAATGGACTAACTTACTTAATAGGCGATGATGAGTTTACAATTTTTGATGCTGGCCCAGTTTATTCCCTAGCGTCAACTGATGATGGCGATATTATTTTTGGAACTGAGAAGTCTGTATACAGATATAACCAAAAGACTAAAAGTACAGAGACAGAAATCAGTACCGAAAGCCCTATTTACTCTTTAGTGTATAGCGACAGTGAAATATACGCGGCGTCAATAGGAAAAATATATCACAAAGACAATAGTGGAACACATGTTATTACTACAGATTTTGGTGCTCAAGAAGAGTACAATACTCAAAGCGGTGTTATAATTGATGATTCCATAATATTCGGTGGTGTATCAGGATTATCTGTCCTGAATATTAATGATTTAAAGGGTTATCTGAAAAATGAATATCAAGATAAAACTATACTTTCAAAGCTTTTTATATTTAACTCAGAAATTCCTACAGGTTCCGATTTACTTCCGACATCATTAAATAACGCTCCTTCCATAAAGATAGGTTACTCTGATTACCCTTTTGCAATTTATTATTCCTCTCCAGAATCATCCTCTGTTGGAGTAGATTACAGCTATAGAATGAACGGACTATCTGAAGATTGGGTTCCTGCTAAAGGTAACAATATCGCGACCTACACAAACCTCTCCCCAGGAAATTACCAATTTCAAGTTTATACAACAGACAAATTATCAAATAAAAATGGCCCCATTAAATCATTAAATATAATAGTTACACCACCTTGGTGGTTGTCTGCTACCGCAAAGACTGCATACACTTTCGTCATTTTGATGATCATCAGCATAATCTTTAAAGCTGTGATGCGCCGTCGTGAAGTACAGCGCCAAATTGCCATCAGTGAGGAACGACTGAAACTGTCCTTGTGGGGCAGCGGCGACGAAATGTGGGACTGGGACATAGAAACCGGCAAGATTTATCGTTCCAACATCTGGGGTTCGTTGGAATTCCCCCGTGACGGCCAGCGTTCGGGCGCAACTGATGAAGAGAGCAATATACATCCATTGGATCAGGAAAGGGTCCGCGAGGCTCTGAATCGCCACTTCTATGGCGAAACCGATCACTTTGAGGCCGCGTATCGGGTCAAGAGTAAGGACGATCATTGGTTATGGATCCTTGACCGCGCCAAGATAGTAGAGCGGGATGATAAAGATCAGGCTCTGCGGATGACTGGGACCATTAAAAATATCAACCAGTTCAAATTGGCAGAAGAACAATTAAGGCTGTTTGAACGCGCCATCGAAAATATCTCTGAAGGCATGTTTATTCTCGACAGTGATTTTCGATTTGTGGAGGTCAACGATGCCTGTTGTAATCTATGTCAACAGGACAGAGAGCAATTTATTGGCAGCCAGTTCAATTTCCAGCGCTATCCTGAATCTTTTTCGACTCAGATCCGTGCCATGCTCAAGCAGCAAGGACGCTGGACCGCTGAAGTGGAAGCTGCGCGTGGAGACGGCAGCTTCTTTCTGATGGAACTCACGGTAGACGCCATTTACGACGAACAGGGTGATTTGTCCCACTATGTAGGGGTATTCTCCGACATTTCCCGTCGAAAACAGCAGGAAGAAGAGCTTCGAAAGCTCACCAACAATGACCTGTTAACGGGCCTGCCCAACCGCTCCAACTTGCAGGTGACTTTGGGTAACCTGGTAAAAAAGGACACCCATCATACCCTGATGGTGCTTGATCTCGATAATTTCAAGAAGATTAACGACTCGTTGGGCCACAAGGTCGGCGATGACCTGCTGTTAATGGTCTCGGAGCGGATCCTGGCGACAGTTCCCGACCACACAAGTTTGTACCGTCTCGGCGGCGATGAGTTCGCTATATTGATCGATAAAAACCCAGACATAGGTTCCAGTGCGGCCATTGCCCACAGGGTTATCGATGCCTTTAAATTGCCCTTTGAATTGGCCGATGAGAAATTGGTGGTGGGCTGCAGTATTGGCATAGTGTTCTACCCTGAAGATGAACAGAACGAACAGGCATTGCTGCGCAAAGCAGATATTGCCATG is part of the Shewanella cyperi genome and encodes:
- a CDS encoding EAL domain-containing protein, with amino-acid sequence MPTALKTCFLLCLFAIANFAIAQDHAQSVSSEMNVESPFLLQAEVFGVPDGLTQSTVTSMVQDSNGFLWIGTLSGLNRFDGDVFKTYSKGNTVGLKSSFIQVLFYRNNKLLIGTDKGLSIYDPERDVFTDTNEINSPISAISEYNDGFLIGSKDEIFILDNKLSIISQYKNNSFSLIKKVIVLAEHLIVRNYSGQVFRFYPKTNTTKLIANTSLDINKSGGNIIIDTDSGEWVVKQETVDNISNNSFDSVFYSNKGKLTLNGRKIYLHQSNGIGKEFGEIPANLNIQNSSIYQFNNYIALSPINNGLIIIKEKSNLVRRVKTFNQSNIWSINYNKEKIIVSDNDVHVNILDKNLNVIDKFNIGEKGFKTATLLNDNSIVYASESGVYRKASSNSDSIKLINESVYSIEYSEKDNSFWLSSDNAEIMRYDLEKNDITYKHSLHSNVSVFALLPAPLNGIFIAHQNGLTYLIGDDEFTIFDAGPVYSLASTDDGDIIFGTEKSVYRYNQKTKSTETEISTESPIYSLVYSDSEIYAASIGKIYHKDNSGTHVITTDFGAQEEYNTQSGVIIDDSIIFGGVSGLSVLNINDLKGYLKNEYQDKTILSKLFIFNSEIPTGSDLLPTSLNNAPSIKIGYSDYPFAIYYSSPESSSVGVDYSYRMNGLSEDWVPAKGNNIATYTNLSPGNYQFQVYTTDKLSNKNGPIKSLNIIVTPPWWLSATAKTAYTFVILMIISIIFKAVMRRREVQRQIAISEERLKLSLWGSGDEMWDWDIETGKIYRSNIWGSLEFPRDGQRSGATDEESNIHPLDQERVREALNRHFYGETDHFEAAYRVKSKDDHWLWILDRAKIVERDDKDQALRMTGTIKNINQFKLAEEQLRLFERAIENISEGMFILDSDFRFVEVNDACCNLCQQDREQFIGSQFNFQRYPESFSTQIRAMLKQQGRWTAEVEAARGDGSFFLMELTVDAIYDEQGDLSHYVGVFSDISRRKQQEEELRKLTNNDLLTGLPNRSNLQVTLGNLVKKDTHHTLMVLDLDNFKKINDSLGHKVGDDLLLMVSERILATVPDHTSLYRLGGDEFAILIDKNPDIGSSAAIAHRVIDAFKLPFELADEKLVVGCSIGIVFYPEDEQNEQALLRKADIAMYHAKSAGGNRYQFYSESLNRNAIRQLEIENLIREGLRDDLFEVYYQPKVDLKRSCLAGMEALVRLNHPVHGLIPPSDFIPLAEDTGLIIEIGELVMRKACFAAQKWREKGLFNGRVAINLSSRQFALPDLQQRIESILQLTQLPAANLELEITEGTVIKQPEKAIKVMQQLSKMGVHLALDDFGTGYSSLSYLKRFPIHSLKIDKAFVDDIDKSDRDLKMVDSIITIAHNMGLTVVGEGVEVPSQLNILRALNCEEIQGYIYSKALPEAEFGALLEQDMAEFLSQRLSANSR
- the smrB gene encoding endonuclease SmrB → MNKALNHEGLEAFQELVKGVKPLTQDKQHFGTPLPAKVVRQELAPKLAVQHYFSDTFQPLLPSDGPMRWRAEHADKQELKRLRRGDYPPDLILDLHGMRQTEAKLELAALLEACIREQCQCCCVMHGYGTGILKQQLPLWLAQHPKVKAFHQAPKEWGGDAALLVLVDIGDQPFRR
- the sixA gene encoding phosphohistidine phosphatase SixA; translation: MQLFLMRHGEASYQAQTDRDRILTDTGRYHTRLMSNFLNGLVTEFDLVLVSPYLRAQQTWQEVSSHFPEPRKWLVLDELVPSADPTLAADLVRAYAEQFKADKVLVIAHMPLLGYMVSELVRGTEPPLFATSGVCLIDVHMEQAHQVWMKAPHNIS
- a CDS encoding insulinase family protein; translation: MSSSNSLIASPNDHRRYLYLTLDNALRVLLVEDKHSSEAAASMAVNVGHFDDPASRFGMAHFLEHMLFLGTEKFPDPGEYHAFINQHGGSNNAWTGTEHTNFFFSIHADAFEESLDRFSQFFIAPSFNLELVDRERRAIESEFSLKLKDDVRRIYQVHKETINPAHPFSKFSVGNLETLGGEQADLREELLAFYRAHYSANLMTLCLVAPLSLERQESLARQFFAAIPNHNLSKSYPDEPLYRKEQLCQWVQIVPLKEQKRLTMSFALPGIDRYYRHKPLTYVSHLLGNESPGSLLSYLKEQGWVNQLSAGGGINGYNFKDYNISFQLTDRGLQHLDDIILASFEYISLVREQGLEDWRYQERSNLLALAFRYQEQIKVLDLASHLSINMHHYHREDLVFGDYRMDGLDKAEVLTLLDMMTADNMRLQLVSQEVDTSNRAAWYHTPYEVKAFSAGEIARWQVDGIRAELKLPEPNPFIVSDSQARPDKASSPVPITVAEAPGYRIWHKKDDEFNVPKGHLYLSLDSEQASPTPRHAALTRLYVEMLLDYLTEPTYQAEVAGLSYNIYPHQGGLTLHLTGFTGNQETLLALLIDKARERNFTQERFNIIKRQLLRSWYNSAQAKPISQLFTSLTVTLQRRSYEPRRMAEMLEDITLEDLHEHVRSFYERIYLEGLVYGDWLEEEAKALGKRLSHLLSLVSSPSGESARELIDLRGNGTLLRELSIAHQDSAILVYYQSPVANPTKMALFSLLNHAMSSTFFHELRTKQQLGYMVGTGYLPLNRHPGMIFYIQSPTAGPLQLLEAIDEFIADFSYAIMQITKEQWEDTKSGLINQIMEHDANLKTRSQRYWSSIGNKDYGFNQRELVVEEIEQLTRADLIRFMMQKMRTKHCDRLVLFSCGEQHRHQQPLTSDKMITDLRSFKLQADKFTF